A genomic segment from Microbacterium sp. SORGH_AS_0428 encodes:
- a CDS encoding MarR family transcriptional regulator: protein MRKAEAIERIVVAAHALTRVAAVTTQNDAPAAQWRALSILQKEGPQRVGDLARLSRTTQPGMTRLVGQLADLHLVARERDEEDSRVTRVSITPAGSEAMDAWRTQLGETLEPLFVDLDEAEWAALEHASRILMSRTDAFAGAAR from the coding sequence ATGCGAAAAGCCGAAGCCATCGAGAGGATCGTCGTCGCCGCGCACGCGCTCACCCGCGTCGCCGCCGTCACGACACAGAACGATGCGCCCGCCGCCCAGTGGCGCGCCCTCAGCATCCTGCAGAAGGAGGGCCCCCAGCGCGTGGGCGACCTGGCGCGGCTGAGCCGCACCACACAGCCCGGGATGACCCGCCTGGTCGGTCAGCTCGCCGACCTGCACCTCGTGGCGCGCGAGCGCGACGAGGAGGACTCCCGGGTGACACGCGTCTCGATCACCCCCGCGGGTTCCGAGGCGATGGATGCGTGGCGCACACAGCTCGGCGAGACGCTCGAGCCGCTGTTCGTCGATCTCGACGAGGCGGAGTGGGCGGCGCTCGAGCACGCCTCCCGCATCCTGATGTCGCGCACCGACGCTTTCGCAGGAGCGGCACGATGA